A stretch of Alkalicella caledoniensis DNA encodes these proteins:
- a CDS encoding TDT family transporter has product MCGLMLALASTGNLVMSYGDVYRYVFGVLSSILLLLLVFKALLFPKTIAEGFSNPVIASVMPTFSMGVMIISTYLKAYFPIFSYILWLSAIVLHIILIGVFSTKYLFNFNMKGLFPSYFVVYVGIVVASVTAPVYGKLFIGQSLFWFGLASYLILLPFVLYRVFIVKGIPEPALPTITILAAPAGLLLAGYLNSFSIKNVYIVNSLLCISIIMLVLVAVKLPRLLKLPFYPSFSAFTFPFVITSIALKGTNAYFINTGKGIALLGHLVRFMEVWSVIIVVYVLIRYTFFFILPFKSNPPLGSNKGA; this is encoded by the coding sequence ATGTGTGGTTTAATGTTGGCCTTAGCTTCTACTGGCAATTTAGTAATGTCTTATGGCGATGTTTATAGATACGTTTTTGGAGTACTCTCTAGTATACTGTTACTTTTACTTGTATTTAAAGCATTACTATTTCCTAAAACAATAGCCGAAGGCTTTTCGAATCCTGTTATAGCCAGTGTAATGCCTACTTTTTCCATGGGAGTCATGATAATTTCCACTTACCTTAAGGCATACTTCCCTATTTTTTCCTATATTCTTTGGTTGAGCGCAATAGTTTTACACATCATCCTAATTGGTGTTTTTTCCACAAAATATTTATTTAATTTTAATATGAAAGGTCTTTTCCCAAGCTACTTCGTTGTTTATGTGGGAATTGTAGTAGCTAGCGTAACTGCACCAGTTTACGGTAAGCTTTTTATAGGGCAAAGCTTATTCTGGTTTGGATTAGCTTCCTATCTTATATTATTACCTTTTGTACTTTATAGGGTGTTTATTGTCAAAGGTATTCCAGAACCAGCTTTGCCAACTATAACTATTTTAGCGGCCCCTGCGGGTTTGCTATTGGCAGGGTACCTCAACTCTTTTTCTATTAAAAACGTATACATAGTAAATTCTTTACTATGTATATCCATTATAATGTTGGTGTTAGTTGCAGTTAAACTTCCAAGGTTACTTAAACTTCCTTTTTATCCCAGCTTTTCTGCTTTTACATTTCCATTTGTTATAACAAGTATTGCCCTAAAGGGTACCAATGCTTATTTTATAAATACAGGTAAGGGCATAGCCTTATTAGGACATCTAGTGAGATTTATGGAAGTATGGTCAGTGATAATTGTAGTGTATGTACTTATTAGGTATACATTTTTCTTCATATTGCCATTTAAGAGTAACCCTCCCCTTGGTTCAAACAAGGGCGCTTAA
- a CDS encoding MFS transporter — MRDNKLPIKLSFIYIALYAAIASFIPYLTPYLQQRGLSYTQIGVAFAVNSIVAVLSQPIWGFLTDKFFNKRLTLIIIVLACSIVIFNFIFAQSFVYIMLSIIITIWFQSSIFPISDAYTYEIINQHREIQYGRIRLMGSFGYAMGALFVGYLIKIYGINSSYYVYSILMILGAYLVYTIDFKPTAEVRRASLNDFLELVKDKKFSIFMLSIVIVNIAMGMNGTYIYILIEKTGGDVSNLGILWFTVAISELPTLFFGHKLLNKYGELNLFILGVGLFAVRMFLNSLLGSYQLVILVQFMQSITFAFYLIAALQYINNITSNEVKTSAMTFFAAMCGLGALIGNIGGGILLESISIFTVYKIASLVCLVSLIFILILKKDSSENKNLKVLNNTQNTADLD; from the coding sequence ATGAGAGATAATAAACTACCGATAAAGCTTAGCTTTATTTATATTGCCTTGTATGCAGCAATTGCATCATTTATACCATATTTGACACCATACCTTCAGCAAAGGGGCTTGAGCTATACACAAATCGGTGTGGCCTTTGCAGTGAATTCTATTGTGGCGGTTCTTTCACAACCCATTTGGGGATTTTTAACAGATAAGTTTTTCAACAAAAGGCTTACTTTAATTATAATAGTACTAGCATGCTCAATAGTTATTTTTAACTTTATTTTTGCCCAGAGTTTTGTTTACATTATGCTCAGTATTATAATAACAATATGGTTTCAAAGTTCTATATTCCCAATCAGTGATGCATACACTTATGAAATAATTAACCAGCACAGGGAAATACAGTATGGAAGAATAAGACTAATGGGTTCATTCGGATATGCCATGGGAGCTTTATTTGTAGGCTACCTCATAAAAATTTACGGGATAAACAGCTCCTATTACGTATACTCTATACTAATGATTTTAGGAGCATACCTAGTATATACAATAGACTTTAAGCCTACAGCTGAAGTAAGAAGGGCAAGCTTGAATGACTTTTTAGAACTAGTGAAGGATAAAAAATTCTCCATCTTTATGCTATCCATAGTTATAGTAAATATAGCCATGGGAATGAACGGAACGTATATCTATATTCTAATAGAAAAGACAGGTGGAGATGTATCTAATCTGGGGATACTGTGGTTTACGGTAGCTATTAGTGAATTGCCAACACTGTTTTTTGGTCATAAACTATTAAATAAATACGGCGAACTGAACTTATTTATCTTAGGAGTAGGGTTATTTGCTGTAAGGATGTTTTTAAACTCATTGCTAGGCTCGTACCAGCTTGTAATTCTGGTTCAATTTATGCAAAGTATAACATTTGCCTTCTACTTGATAGCTGCCCTTCAATATATAAACAACATAACAAGCAATGAAGTGAAAACCTCTGCAATGACTTTTTTTGCTGCCATGTGTGGTTTGGGGGCTTTAATAGGAAATATAGGTGGAGGAATACTCCTAGAGAGTATAAGTATATTTACAGTATATAAGATTGCCTCGCTAGTTTGTCTTGTGTCCCTAATTTTTATTTTGATACTCAAGAAAGATTCTTCAGAAAATAAAAATCTTAAAGTACTTAACAATACACAAAACACCGCTGACTTAGATTAG
- a CDS encoding PTS sugar transporter subunit IIC: MQGFLKWLEEKFMPVVAKVGNQRHISAMKDGFIGAMPFMIIGSIMLILAFPPFPADTTNFIGKAWVNFSSNYFDILLVPNSMTMAIMSIFISAGIGYSLAKSYNLNPLSGALMALSGYLLIGAQAVDGGLPTAYMDGKGVFTAVIASFFAVELMRFLMVRNIRIKMPDGVPPAISASFDALIPVFLMVAILYPISIAVQHYTGYTVPAAIMEIFKPLVGAVDTLPGILFAVFLAHLLWFAGIHGASIVGGILGPFYAINISANQAALAAGEALPSIFTNPFWAFFITIGGSGATLGLVVLYLTSKSANLNAIGKVAAFPAIFNINEPVIFASPIVMNPILGIPFILAPMVTASIAYFALYTGMAGRGVALPPWTTPAPIGAMWGANWQISGLILCIVCIVVSTAIYYPFFKVYEKQLVKEEKANAAEIAADNTTLGA, translated from the coding sequence ATGCAAGGTTTCTTAAAGTGGTTAGAAGAGAAATTCATGCCAGTGGTTGCTAAAGTTGGTAACCAAAGACACATCAGTGCTATGAAAGATGGTTTCATTGGTGCAATGCCTTTTATGATTATTGGTAGTATTATGCTTATTCTTGCTTTCCCACCATTCCCTGCTGACACAACGAACTTCATCGGTAAGGCTTGGGTGAATTTCTCAAGTAATTATTTTGATATTTTACTAGTTCCTAACAGTATGACAATGGCTATTATGTCAATCTTTATATCTGCAGGTATCGGATATAGTTTAGCTAAAAGCTATAACTTGAATCCACTTTCAGGTGCTCTTATGGCACTATCAGGTTATCTGCTAATTGGAGCACAAGCTGTAGATGGTGGACTTCCAACTGCATATATGGATGGAAAAGGTGTTTTTACAGCAGTTATTGCTTCATTCTTCGCAGTTGAACTAATGAGATTCCTCATGGTAAGAAACATAAGAATAAAAATGCCTGATGGCGTTCCTCCAGCAATCTCTGCTTCATTCGACGCACTTATCCCAGTTTTCTTAATGGTAGCTATACTTTACCCAATTAGTATTGCTGTTCAACACTATACTGGTTACACAGTTCCAGCCGCTATAATGGAAATATTCAAGCCACTTGTTGGTGCAGTTGATACATTACCAGGTATTCTGTTTGCAGTATTCCTAGCACATTTACTATGGTTTGCAGGTATCCACGGTGCAAGTATAGTAGGGGGTATCTTAGGGCCATTCTATGCAATCAACATTTCAGCTAACCAAGCTGCACTTGCAGCAGGAGAAGCTCTTCCAAGTATCTTTACAAATCCTTTCTGGGCTTTCTTTATCACAATAGGCGGGTCCGGTGCTACCCTAGGCCTAGTAGTACTTTACTTAACCAGTAAGTCAGCTAATTTAAATGCTATCGGTAAAGTTGCAGCATTCCCTGCCATATTCAATATTAACGAACCAGTAATATTTGCATCACCTATCGTTATGAACCCAATTTTAGGTATTCCATTCATCCTCGCTCCAATGGTAACTGCCTCAATCGCATATTTTGCACTTTATACAGGTATGGCTGGTAGGGGCGTTGCTCTGCCACCATGGACAACACCAGCTCCTATAGGCGCTATGTGGGGTGCTAACTGGCAGATTAGTGGGTTGATTCTATGTATTGTGTGTATTGTAGTTTCCACAGCAATTTACTATCCTTTCTTCAAAGTATATGAAAAGCAGCTAGTTAAAGAAGAAAAAGCAAACGCTGCTGAAATTGCTGCAGATAACACAACACTTGGAGCATAA
- a CDS encoding C-GCAxxG-C-C family protein, with amino-acid sequence MKKEVSIKKIRQEAEDLYSRGQFFCSEAIVYSIKNNFDLDMPDEMVAMASGFPVGIGKSKCVCGAVSGGIMTLGYFLGRTEPGDSKVVKTLELANELQESFKNNHKVLCCKILTHGMDMGSGEHKEQCVAFTGEIAEKTAEIVVRELNLVNIDG; translated from the coding sequence TTGAAAAAAGAAGTAAGTATCAAAAAAATTCGTCAAGAAGCAGAGGATTTATATAGCAGAGGTCAATTTTTCTGCTCAGAAGCCATAGTTTACTCAATAAAGAATAATTTTGACCTTGACATGCCTGACGAGATGGTTGCCATGGCATCTGGTTTCCCTGTGGGGATTGGAAAATCCAAATGTGTTTGCGGTGCAGTATCTGGAGGCATTATGACCCTAGGGTATTTCCTAGGTAGAACTGAACCGGGGGACTCTAAAGTGGTAAAAACATTAGAGCTAGCCAACGAACTGCAAGAAAGTTTTAAGAACAACCACAAAGTTTTATGCTGCAAGATATTAACCCATGGCATGGACATGGGGTCTGGCGAACACAAAGAACAATGCGTAGCTTTCACAGGTGAGATAGCAGAAAAAACTGCTGAAATAGTAGTTAGAGAACTAAATCTTGTTAATATAGATGGTTAG
- a CDS encoding PTS sugar transporter subunit IIC — MPEKYQKFIEPYISKLSQNKGLMAISNAFGTLIPVMMVGSIFSLLVNIQWEAYENFITTTGLKDVMRLPAIMSTEIIALIAVFFIGYRFAEVHGENGAIPGLLSLVSFLMITPLGEGLSRGGDMTRMMSFEWLGAKGLFVAIIIGLVTSKMYMFFIDKGLVIKMPEGVPPTISLSFAGLIPGFLITTFFLAISTVLNSTVGSIHHVVFTFIQTPLEHLGGSYPALLLGILVMAGLWLLGIHGTMVTLSLINPVWMSLDFQNLAAYTAGQPLPNIIGTKFMVNYVLIGGAGTTIGLGLWMAFKAKSKKLSKLGKMTLPTNMFNINEPLLYGTPIVMNPILALPFVITPLVSGTLAYFATTLGIVPRLIGVQVPLPTPTILSGFLQGSWKIAALQIVIIFISLAIYFPFFKKLDNQYIKEEQEEIQLNIESVTSLGSKEKPKAS; from the coding sequence ATGCCAGAAAAATACCAGAAATTTATAGAGCCCTATATAAGTAAGCTTTCTCAAAATAAGGGGTTAATGGCTATATCCAACGCATTTGGGACTTTGATACCCGTAATGATGGTTGGATCTATTTTTTCACTTTTGGTGAACATACAGTGGGAGGCTTACGAGAATTTCATCACTACCACTGGCCTAAAGGACGTTATGAGACTACCTGCCATAATGAGTACAGAGATAATAGCCCTTATCGCTGTTTTTTTTATAGGTTATAGATTTGCTGAAGTTCATGGTGAAAATGGAGCTATTCCAGGTCTTTTATCCTTGGTAAGCTTCCTAATGATTACTCCCTTAGGGGAAGGACTTAGTAGGGGGGGAGATATGACTAGGATGATGTCCTTTGAATGGCTTGGAGCAAAGGGTTTATTTGTAGCAATTATTATAGGACTAGTAACATCAAAAATGTACATGTTTTTCATAGATAAAGGATTAGTTATAAAAATGCCAGAAGGTGTACCACCTACCATATCTCTATCATTTGCAGGTTTAATACCAGGATTTCTGATAACTACATTTTTTCTGGCTATTAGTACAGTTTTAAATAGCACTGTAGGTAGTATCCACCATGTTGTATTTACTTTTATCCAAACTCCCCTAGAACATTTAGGTGGCAGCTACCCTGCATTACTTCTAGGTATCCTTGTTATGGCAGGATTATGGCTTTTAGGTATTCATGGAACTATGGTTACTTTATCACTTATAAACCCTGTTTGGATGTCATTGGATTTCCAAAACCTAGCGGCATATACTGCAGGTCAACCGTTACCTAATATTATTGGCACCAAGTTTATGGTTAACTATGTACTAATAGGGGGAGCAGGTACCACCATAGGTCTGGGGTTATGGATGGCTTTTAAAGCTAAAAGTAAGAAACTCTCTAAATTAGGAAAAATGACTCTACCTACCAATATGTTTAATATAAATGAACCACTGCTTTATGGTACACCCATAGTAATGAATCCCATTTTAGCATTGCCATTTGTAATCACGCCCCTGGTTAGTGGAACACTAGCTTACTTTGCTACTACATTAGGGATCGTTCCTAGGCTTATAGGCGTTCAAGTACCTTTGCCAACTCCTACAATCCTCTCAGGGTTTTTGCAGGGAAGTTGGAAAATAGCAGCTTTACAAATTGTAATAATCTTTATTTCCTTGGCAATATACTTCCCATTTTTTAAAAAGCTGGATAATCAATATATAAAAGAGGAACAAGAGGAAATCCAACTAAATATAGAATCTGTTACATCCCTAGGGAGTAAGGAAAAACCAAAAGCCAGCTAA
- a CDS encoding Cof-type HAD-IIB family hydrolase, which translates to MNNYKLICIDLDGTLLPSNHLVSERTKKTLKKAEELGIHIAISTGRSLTDAEHFAQLLGVKATVISANGAYVREKDSNEVVYKNILGEEAIWTIYDICNKYEVTPCYHTPDKIIHGPDYGRFLLQIEEKSRELGKKVIITKPYPVENLEQWKQFVEQEKDNILKCELFHEDTDRINNIKFDLRQLDQLEVVDSIREEHMEANSKGTSKGRAIEVLAGLLNIKREEIIAIGDGDNDITMIEFAGLGIAMGNAKEVLKAKASYITGSNDEDGVAAAIEKFVLKKDKAII; encoded by the coding sequence ATGAATAATTATAAGCTTATATGTATTGATCTAGATGGCACCCTATTACCAAGTAATCATTTAGTTTCTGAACGCACCAAAAAAACCTTAAAAAAGGCTGAGGAGTTAGGTATACATATTGCCATAAGTACCGGTCGATCTTTGACTGACGCAGAACATTTTGCCCAGCTTTTGGGAGTGAAAGCTACAGTAATCTCTGCTAATGGTGCTTATGTGCGAGAAAAAGATAGTAATGAAGTTGTTTATAAAAACATCCTCGGTGAAGAAGCCATATGGACAATCTATGACATATGCAATAAATATGAAGTTACACCCTGCTACCACACTCCAGATAAAATAATACATGGCCCTGACTATGGCAGATTTTTATTACAGATAGAAGAAAAATCCCGTGAACTGGGCAAAAAAGTAATTATAACTAAGCCTTACCCTGTAGAAAACCTCGAGCAATGGAAGCAATTTGTTGAGCAAGAAAAGGATAATATTCTTAAGTGCGAGTTATTCCATGAAGATACTGATAGAATTAATAATATCAAATTTGATTTAAGGCAACTTGATCAATTAGAAGTAGTAGATTCCATCAGAGAAGAACACATGGAAGCGAATAGCAAAGGAACATCTAAAGGCAGAGCAATTGAAGTTTTAGCAGGTCTACTTAATATTAAGAGAGAAGAAATTATAGCTATAGGTGATGGTGACAATGATATAACCATGATAGAGTTTGCTGGCCTTGGAATAGCCATGGGAAATGCTAAGGAAGTCCTTAAAGCAAAAGCTAGTTATATTACTGGTTCAAACGACGAAGATGGTGTTGCAGCAGCTATCGAAAAGTTTGTATTAAAAAAAGATAAAGCCATTATTTAG
- a CDS encoding PTS sugar transporter subunit IIB, protein MKKILLACAAGMSTSLLVTKMEKAAVAKGIEVKIVAVPVDAFADNVKDYDIVLLGPQVKFKKDEFQKIADQYGITVLVINSMDYGLMKGEKILEETLKVL, encoded by the coding sequence ATGAAAAAAATACTTTTAGCTTGCGCTGCTGGTATGTCAACAAGTCTCCTAGTTACAAAAATGGAAAAGGCTGCTGTAGCAAAGGGAATAGAAGTAAAGATTGTAGCAGTACCAGTTGATGCATTTGCGGATAATGTGAAGGATTACGACATAGTTCTTTTAGGTCCGCAGGTCAAATTCAAAAAAGATGAGTTCCAAAAGATCGCAGATCAATATGGTATCACAGTTCTAGTAATCAATTCAATGGACTATGGATTGATGAAAGGTGAGAAAATTTTAGAGGAAACACTTAAAGTACTCTAA